From a region of the Tursiops truncatus isolate mTurTru1 chromosome 13, mTurTru1.mat.Y, whole genome shotgun sequence genome:
- the HRH4 gene encoding histamine H4 receptor — MTPEWKLWKHLGEGISQMYFRFMVSGSETPLEGGAKPLNKTEELSVTFVLNHPKELKVTAGVISIPLYIPHRLFNWKFEDNICAFWLTIDYLLCTTSVYNIVLISFDQYQSVSNAVPYRAQHTGILKIVVLMVAVWVVAFLVHGPIILVSEAWKNGKGDCEPGFLTEWYILALMVLLEFMIPVLLMAYFNMYIYWSLWKYGNLSRWHSRFTSVSSSSYGRSFRSGLFSRTSFSNPEEAAASLRSEKPRRKSRLLFSLIAQPNSVTASKTGSLSHSDSLVLQQSEHLELCRGRKLAKSLAILLGVFATCWAPYSLFTIIRSISPTDLSLSATAVYEFTFWLQRFNSFDNPFLYSLCHKRFQKAFLKIICVKKQSIPSHNRSTSS; from the exons ATGACTCCAGAGTGGAAGTTATGGAAACACCTAGGAGAGGGTATATCACAGATGTATTTCAGGTTCATGGTTTCAGGTTCTGAAACTCCTTTGGAAGGAGGCGCAAAACCACTCAACAAGACAGAGGAACTGAGCGTGACGTTCGTATTAAACCACCCCAAAGAACTCAAGGTGACAGCAG GTGTGATCTCCATTCCTTTGTACATCCCTCACAGGCTGTTCAACTGGAAGTTTGAAGATAACATCTGTGCATTTTGGCTCACTATTGACTATCTTTTGTGCACAACATCTGTGTATAACATTGTACTCATCAGCTTTGATCAATACCAGTCAGTCTCAAATGCT GTGCCTTACAGAGCTCAGCACACTGGGATCTTGAAGATTGTGGTTCTGATGGTGGCCGTCTGGGTAGTGGCCTTCTTAGTGCATGGGCCAATAATTCTAGTTTCAGAGGCCTGGAAGAATGGGAAGGGGGATTGTGAACCTGGATTCCTAACGGAATGGTATATCCTTGCCCTCATGGTACTGTTGGAATTCATGATCCCAGTCTTGTTGATGGCTTATTTCAACATGTATATTTACTGGAGCCTATGGAAGTATGGTAATCTCAGTAGGTGGCACTCTAGATTCACTTCTGTCTCTTCCAGTAGCTATGGACGCTCATTCAGGAGCGGACTGTTTTCAAGGACATCTTTTTCTAACCCAGAGGAAGCAGCAGCATCCCTTCGTTCAGAGAAACCAAGAAGAAAGAGCAGGCTCTTGTTTTCCTTAATAGCCCAGCCAAATAGTGTAACTGCTTCCAAAACGGGCTCCCTCTCCCATTCAGATTCCCTTGTTCTTCAACAAAGCGAACATCTTGAGCTGTGCAGAGGCAGGAAATTAGCCAAGTCACTGGCCATTCTCTTAGGTGTTTTTGCCACTTGCTGGGCTCCCTACTCTCTGTTCACAATTATTCGTTCAATATCCCCCACAGACCTCAGTCTGTCAGCAACAGCTGTGTATGAGTTCACATTTTGGCTTCAGAGGTTCAATTCCTTTGACAATCCTTTTTTGTATTCGCTGTGTCACAAGCGTTTTCAGAAGgctttcttgaaaataatttgtgtgAAAAAGCAGTCCATACCATCACACAATCGGTCAACGTCCTCTTAA